One genomic window of Cygnus olor isolate bCygOlo1 chromosome 3, bCygOlo1.pri.v2, whole genome shotgun sequence includes the following:
- the LOC121066990 gene encoding LOW QUALITY PROTEIN: SPARC-like (The sequence of the model RefSeq protein was modified relative to this genomic sequence to represent the inferred CDS: inserted 2 bases in 1 codon; substituted 1 base at 1 genomic stop codon): MERFNNQVHNEKLNFILNSGDTPFIKRQRSLKILPQRANPIQVDVGEFEEPTEDIEEIITENPCQSHHCKHSKVXKLDDNNSTMCMYKDPSSCLATAGIFEKVCGTNNKTYYSSCTFFATKYTLEETKKAHKLHLDYIGPCKFIPACPDTELTNFPLHMQDWLKHVLIXLYECNEDNNLLNEKQKFKVIKENEKHLGGPIF, from the exons ATGGAAAGATTCAACAATCAAGTTCATAATGAGAAGCTAAACTTTATCCTTAACAGTGGAGATACACCCTTCATAAAAC GACAGAGGTCACTGAAGATCCTGCCACAGAGGGCAAACCCCATCCAGGTGGACGTAGGAGAGTTTGAGGAACCCACAGAGGATATAGAGGAGATCATCACAGAAAACCCCTGCCAAAGCCACCACTGCAAGCACAGCAAGGTGTGAAAGCTAGATGACAACAACTCAACCATGTGCATGTATAAGGACCCCTCCAGCTGCTTGGCTACTGCTGGCATCTTCGAGAAGGTCTGTGGTACCAACAACAAGACCTATTATTCCTCCTGCACTTTCTTTGCCACTAAGTATACATTGGAGGAAACCAAAAAGGCACACAAGCTGCACCTGGACTACATTGGGCCTTGCAAATTCATCCCTGCCTGCCCAGACACAGAGCTAACCAACTTCCCCCTTCACATGCAGGACTGGCTTAAACATGTGCTGAT ATTATATGAGTGCAATGAGGACAACAACCTGCTTAATGAGAAGCAGAAGTTCAAGGTGATCAAAGAGAATGAGAAGCATCTTGGAGGCcctatcttttaa